Within the candidate division WOR-3 bacterium genome, the region GTAGGTGGTGGAAATTCCGCTGTGGATGCAGCAAGGGTTGCTAATAGACTACCTGGAGTAGAAAAAGTTACGATTCTCTACAGAAGAACTCGTGCAGAAATGCCGGCGTATCCTGAAGAAATAGAAAGCGCAATTGAAGAGGGTATTGATATACATTATCTAACTGCACCTTTAAGAGTAATAAAGAAAGAAAACAGGGTTGTCGGTCTGGAGTGTGTAAGAATGAAATTGGGAGAGGTTGATGAATCGGGCAGACGAAGACCAGTACCCATAAAGGGGAGTGAATTCATGATTGATATTGATACATTAATTCCGGCAATAAGTGAACAACCCGATATTTCCTGCCTCGGCACCGAACACAAATTCAATATAACCAGCTGGAATACATTTGAAGTTGATCCTGAAACACTTGCTACAAATATCCCTGGTGTTTTTGCTGGTGGTGACGCAATAAGAGGTCCAAGCTCAGTAATTGAAGCAATGGCAGATGGTAAAAAAGCAGCAGAGGCTATCGATAAGTATATAAAAGGCGAAAAAATAGAATTCTCTTACAGAGTAACGAGACCTTCTGTGTATGTTGAACCTGTCAAATTGACCGAAAAAGAAATTTTTGAAAATAAGAGGCAGAGCACGAGAAAATTAGAAGTAAAAAAGCGTGTTAAAAACTTCAAAGAAGTTGACCTCGGATTAGATAAAACCAGCGCAATTAAAGAGGCAAAAAGATGTCTGCGTTGTGACCTTGAAGTAAAATTAGCCGATGAAAAAAGGAGTAAACAATGATTAATTTCAGATTGAATGGGCTCGAAGTACAAATAGAAAAAGGTTCTACAATCTTAGAGGCATGTAAATTTTATGGCATTGAAATTCCAACCCTGTGCTACCACGAAGGACTTACTCCTTATGGAGGTTGCAGACTCTGTCTGGTTGAAATCGGTGAAGGAGATAACGCTAAATTAGTCAGTTCCTGCACCTATCCAGTAGAAGAAGGGCTTGTCGTCAGAACAAATACAAAGCGTGTGATAAATGCAAGAAAGATGATGATTGAACTGCTATTATCAATCTGTCCACAGTCGAAGACGATACAGGACCTCGCATCCAAATTCAATGTCCGTAAAGTTCGTTTTAAAGTTCGTAATGATGATTGTATACTCTGTGGTCTCTGTGTAAGAATGTGTAAAGAGCAGATGCAGGCAGGTGCAATCGGAATAGTCGAGCGGGGTTACAAGAAAAAAATTGCAACCCCATTTGATATACGGTCAGAAGTTTGCAGACTCTGTGGTGGTTGCATCTATATCTGCCCTGCCTGTCAGTTGAGATGTCAGGGACCAGAGCCCCCAACTGATGTCTGCAATGCCTGTCTGTCCCTTGAACCAACTTGCATTGAAAACCATGATGATTATCAATGCTGGATGGCCACAACAGGAAATTGTGGAACCTGTGAGGGGCGTCCCGACCAAATCAAACAAAAGAAATAAATGCAAATATTAGATTTTTTAATAACCAAAAATCCTCAAAATTGAAAGGAGAGCAAATATGGGTTCTTTATCAAGAATAAATGCTTCAGCAGCAACCTTAACAAAAAATAGGACTGAGGACTCAATAGTCCCTCTAAGTGGAATGTGCGTTACCTGTGTTGATGGTTGTATCGGTATGTGCGAGATTGGTAAATCTGCATACCGAGGTCATGAAGTTCTCTATCCACAACCCTTCGGAATAATCACTGCTGCTTCAGAAAAAAACTATCCAATCGATTACTCTCATTTTAACATCATGGGCTCAGCAGTAGGTGCTTATGGAATTGAACCGGATCCGGATAAAGCAATCTTTCCTAATGTAAACTTAGAACAACGAATAGGACACGATAAGGGTATCAAAGTCAGGTTGCCGATTGTCGTTCCCGGACTCGGTTCTACTAATGTAGCAAAAAATAATTGGGATGGAATTGCGGTGGGTGCAGCAATTTCGGGAATAATAATGACAATCGGCGAAAATGTTGCCGCAATGGATATGGAAACGGAAATAAAAAATGGGAGAGTTGTAAGGGCACCTGACTTAGAATACCGGGTAAAGGCGTATAAGCAATGGCAAAGAGATGGCTACGGTACGATTGTAGTTCAGGCAAATGTTGAAGATACAAGGCTCGGTGTTCAGGAATATGCAATTGAAAAACTTGGTGTGGAGGCAGTAGAACTAAAATGGGGACAGGGTGCCAAGGATATCGGCGGTGAGGTAAAAATCAAAGATTTGAAAAAAGCCCAAGAATTAAGAAAACGAGGTTACATCGTCCTCCCCGATCCTCTTGATCCCGATGTGATAAAAGCATTTGAAAAAAGAACATTCACCGAATTCGAAAGGCACTCTCGTATTGGGATGGTTGAACTTGAGTCATTTGTAAAAAGAGTCGAGGAGCTCCGCAAAGCGGGCGCTAAATATGTTTTCCTGAAAACAGGTGCTTACCGGCCGGCTGATTTGGCCCGCGCTGTTAAGTATGCTTCGATCGCCAAAATTGATCTTCTCACTGTTGACGGAGCAGGCGGTGGAACAGGTATGAGCCCTTGGCATATGATGAATGAATGGGGTGTGCCACCGGTAGAGCTCCACTCTCTCACTTATTTCTATGCTGATAAACTGGCGAAAAAAGGCGAATATGTCCCTGCAATTGCCTTCGCAGGTGGTATCGCCTTTGAAGATCAAATTTTCAAAGCCTTAGCACTTGGAGCACCTTACGTAAAATTGGTTGGAATGGCACGCTCTATTGTCTGTGCAGCTATGGTTGGTAAAACAATCGGGAAAAAAATTGAAGAAGGTGAAATCCCGGTATTTGTAGAACGATTTGGAAATCAAAAAGAAGAAATATTCGTTACGGCTGCTAAGCTGAAAAAAGAATTAGGGAAAGATTTTGAAAAATTATCCACCGGTGCGATCGGAGTCTATACCTATCTTGAAAGAATTGCTCAAGGATTAAGACAATTGATGTGTGGGAATAGAAAATTTTCTCTTGAATATATTACAAGAAATGACATCGCAGCCCTAACCCGTGAAGCAGCTGAAGTATCCGGAATACCTTATGTAACAGAGCTGGATAAAGAAGAAGCTGAAAAAATTCTTGAGGGTAAAGCGACCTAAAATATCTGGAGGGTGGGGAAAGATTCACTTTCCCCCACCCTCGATAAAATAAAATAGGGAGGCAGCTGATGAAAAAATTTTCGGTTGCGGAGATGGCTCGACAGCAGTTAGAAAAAGCCGCAAAAGTCATGAATCTCCCCGAACATTTACTGAAAATTCTTATGTGTCCCAAAAGGGTTTTGAAGGTTATCTTTCCTGTTCAAATGGATGATGGTACAATTCAATGTTTTACTGGTTTCCGTTGCCAGTATAATGATGCACGGGGTCCTACCAAAGGGGGTGTGCGTTATCATCCGGATGTGACTGAAGATGAAGTGATTGCTCTTGCGGCCTGGATGACTTGGAAGTGTGCACTCGTTGATTTACCTTACGGCGGTGCCAAAGGAGGAGTCATCTGCGATCCAATGAAACTATCTGAACGAGAACTTGAAAGAATTACCAGAAGATATACCGCAGAGATTATGCCAATTCTCGGACCCCATATTGACATCCCAGCCCCTGATGTCTTTACCACTTCAAAGACCATGGCTTGGATAATGGATACCTTCAGTATGATGACCGGACATACTGAACCTGCAGTTGTAACAGGTAAACCAGAAGTTTTAGGTGGTTCAAAAGGGAGAAGGGAAGCTACAGGACGGGGAGTTTTCATCGTCACCCGGGAATTATTCAAAAAGCTCGGAAGACCTTTGAGGAATGCTAAGGTCTTAATTCAGGGATTTGGGAATGTAGGAAGTTACGCAGGATACTTTCTTGCCCAAGAAGGTGCCAAAATTATTGGGGTATCCGACTCTTCTACCGGTGTGATTGATGAAAATGGATTGGATGTGGAAGAACTCATGGAATGTGTTCAAAAATACAAACTGCTTGAGTACTATAAGAAAGGAAAAAAAGTACCGCGGGATGAAATTCTTTATCAAGAAGCCGATATCCTCATTCCCGCTGCCTTAGAGAATCAAATTCGTGTTGACAATGCAGAAAAAATAAAAACACAAGCAATCATTGAAGGTGCCAATGGGCCTACTACACCAGAAGCTGATGATATCTTAGAGAAAAAAGGAATTTATGTAGTGCCTGATATATTAGCAAATTCCGGTGGTGTTATTGTAAGCCATTTTGAATGGGTCCAGGCCTTATCCGGGCTCTATTGGGAAGAGAAAGAAGTAAATGAACGTTTGGAAAATAAGTTAGTAAAAACCTTTAATGAAGTATGGGATACCGCCAAGCGGATGAATGTATCTCTGCGTGTTGCCGCTTACATTGTCGCACTCACGCGAATCGTCGAGGTTTACAAATATCGAGGAATATTCCCGTAAAGAAATAAGCTTTTTAATTTAAGATTGATTAAATTAGAAAATATCTATTTTCCGAGCTAAAACTGCTTTACCGCGATAATCAGGGAAGAGAATTGGAGCCTTTCGCGTTGGCTTAATGCCTGCATCGGCTAACATCTTTTTATATCTCTTTAAATGCTCGAGGGATAACTTTCCGAAAGAGGGGTTAGTTTTCAAATACTCAGCTGTAGATATTCCCGCTCTCCGGCCGAATACAAGACAATCAAGGGTTGAATTGCCCATCAATCGATTTTTACCGTGGACACCACCTGATACCTCCCCAGCCACCCATAGCCCTTCAATATTTGTCCTTCCCCAGGGGTCGGTTTCAACGCCACCGTTTTGGTAGTGGAGTGTCGGGAATACAAGCACCGGATCTTTCCGCATATCAATATCGAAACGCTTAAACATCCGGAACATACCAGGGAATGCTTTTTCAATTGTTCCAGGTCCGTTCTTTAAGTCAATCATCGGGGTATCAAGCCAAACCCCCCTCATCCCCGTAGGAGTAACAATGCCTTTGCCTCGGATATAACATTCCCTTATGAAACTTGCCGATTCCACATCACGGGGTTCGAGGGGATAAACGAATGCTTCCCCGTCAACATTCACCGGCTGGGCACCCATCCCGCGGAGTTTCTCAGTCAATAAAAGTCCGATTATCTGCTGCGGATATGCGGCACCGGTGGGATGATATTGTACCGTGTCTGTATCCCGTAACTTAGCTCCTACCCGATATGCCAAAACAAGTCCATCAGCAGTTGCGCCATAATGATTGGTGGTAGGAAATCCCCTGATATGTAGCCGACCGAATCCACCGGTGGCGAGAATTACAGCCTTAGATTGAACGATCTTATATTCGCCGGTTTCAAGGTTATAAAGAATCGCTCCCGTCACTCGATCTCCATCAGTTAATAATTCAATCACCGGATAAAATTCTAAACAAGGGATATTCCGGCAGCGGAATTCATCCCGTAAAACTCTCAGTTCCTCAAGACCGGTATAATCCCGGCAGGCATGCATCCGCAATCTTGAACCTCCACCGAATGCCTTTTCAACAAAACTTCCATCTGGATTTCGGTCCAACATGGCACCCAGTTGACAGAGCCATTCCATAACAAACGGTGCATCAGTGACCAATGCCTCCACAACTTCGGGCTTGTTGGCAAAATGTCCACCACCGATGGTATCTAAGTAATGAATCACCGGCGAATCATTCTCCCGGTCCGCAGCCTGTGTTCCTCCCTCAGCCATCATGGAATTGGAGTCTCCGTGCCGTAGTTTATTCACCAGTAAAATATCTTCGGCTTTTACGCCATGGTCGTTAGCCAGCAAAGCAGCAGATGTTCCAGCCAGACCGCCTCCTATGATCAAAAGCTCTACCGTATAATCAGGATTCGTGATCACAAATTCATCAGGATCAACCAGCGGATTAGCTTCCAATAAATCCACAACTTCATTCGGTGCCAGGTCACCGGCGTTAGGACCAAATAATATCTGCCTTTTCCCACCTGGGGCATAATCCGGGTGGCAAAGTTTTAAAACTTCTTCCCGTTCCTCCATGGTCATCGGTTTAGGTGTATAATCTTTTCGCTGGGGCCTGGTTTTATTGACAACCTCAATGAGTTTGCGCATATATTCTGGATAACCGCCAATGAATCTTAATTCTGCCATGATCTACCTCCTATTCCTTCTCGATATCCCGAGAAGCATATAGTTTGCGCAATTCCTCAACTGGGGCACTCATCAAGCGTTTCAATTCTGCTTCAAACTTACCCTGCTTTATCTCTTCCAGACGCTTTTTGAGGTGCTCGGGAATTGCAAGTTGATATTTCCCGTGAAGCCGGCGTGCCAGTTGGGCGTAATTGTACTGCGCAAGTTCAGCCGGACATCTTATTGCACACAATCCACATTGGATGCAGTCAAATGATATTTCAGCCATTCGTGCTATATCTCCCCTCTTTCCACAGGCAATATATTCCATAACATCAATCTCTTGGGGACAGGCTTTGGTACAGGTATTGCACCCTAAACATTTTAATATCTCTGGATAAACCGTCAAAAGTGCCTCAATGCTCGGAGTCAACTGTTTGATATCGTAATTGGCGCGCTGAGCAGGTGTAAAAGGAATCTGAACCAGATACATCCCATTCTCAGCCCGGGTTTGACAGGCAAGGGCAGTTTTTAACCGATAATCGCCTTCCACGCGGTAGACAGTGGTACAGGCACCACAAAACCCGGCGCGGCAACCACATGAGCGGATGAAACGATAACCGGCAAATTCCATTGCCTGCATTATCGTCAAACCTGCGGGAACCCGATACTTTTTCCCCATGATGGAAATTGTGATCCAATGTTGGATGTCTTTTTCATCAATTCCCGTGATGACCGATTTATTTGCTTCGGCAATTTCGTCCATAATATTCTTTCTTTCTTCAGCCATTGCTAAACCTCCTTACTATCCCTATAAATTTGATGATAATCACATCTCGTTTTTATTTTTTGCAAAGTATATCCGAAAAAATAACGCTGTCAACTGTTGACTTCAACATGGATTTAAGTATAATTCGCTATGGAAATGATGTGCTGGGGTCTTGTTTTTATGTTCTTAAACACCTTGGATTCAACCCAGACTTATTCAATTATTGAGCATTTGAGTAAACCGATTGTTGCCGAAGACTATATTCTCATGCCAGGAGACACTTTGCTGGTCACAGTAAGTGGAACTGTTCCTTATTCTTACAAGACCGGCATAACTTACGAAGGAAAGATAATGATTAACATTCCAGTAACCCAAACACCAACCCCCCAAGGAATGTACGTTCTCCAGCACGAAGTAGTAGAAGTTGTCCCCGTCATCGGTTTGAGTCTAAAATTGGTTCGGGACTCCTTAGAAAAAGTTTTTATGCGCTATTACCGTAATGTTCATATAGATGTAACCTTGATTGGAATGCGGGTTTTCTATGTCTATGTCGCGGGAGAAGTGAAGTTTCCAGGAAGCATCTTGGCTACCCCAGTTGATAGAATTTCTGAGGTCATTAAGAGAGCTGGAGGTACCACCCCATTAGGAACGCGGACAAAAATCCAGTTGAAACGACAAAATAAATTAATTCAAATTGTCAATCTGGAAAACTTTGAACGCTATGGGAATACCGAAAACAATCCCTTTGTCCAAGATGGTGATGTGATTTATGTTCCCAAAATGGAAAAATCAGTAATCGTGAAAGGCGCGGTATTTGGTAAGATGGGCTATGAACTGAAGGTGTCCCAGCTCACCGCAGCCATGGAAAGAACAAGCGAGGGATTATATGAGTTAAATGACGGTGAGAAGGTATCAGACTTAATAAGCAAAGCCGGTGGATTAACGCCGTGGGCGGATTTAAAGAATTGCTATGTTCTCCGGGGAGAAAAAAAGATTGGAATCAATCTCCATGAGATATTAACGCATGAAGAGTCAGAAGCAAATATCTACTTAGAGGATGGCGATGTCATCGTCGTCCCTACTCTCAATACCGTGGTCTATGTTCAAGGACAGGTCGTCAACCCCGGTGCCTTTCCTTTCCAGCCCAATTTAAAGGCGAGTGATTATATCGGACTTGCCGGTGGGCCCCTTTCGGATGCAAGCATGTCGAGTGCTTACCTTATCCGCAAAGGTAAAAAAATTTCTCTCAAGAAAGATCCAGTGATTTTAGAGGGTGATAGAATCGTCGTGCCCCGCCAGATTTTCAAATTCTGGCAGGATTATGTAGAAATTGGCTCAGTCGTTGCGTCTTTACTCCTAAATTATTTAACCTTTAGGGCCTTAGCGAAATGAGAAAAAATTTTATCATCAAAAAGGGGGCATTTTATGGACTTGAGCCTTTTTTTATTTGGTAGTGAACCGACGGGGATCGTGGTGCCGCAAATCTTCAACTGGAACCGTTTTAATGTCTTAGTTGCGTTGATTGTTTATGGCGCACTCCTTTTATGGTTCATCTATCATGCGCGCAAAGGAAAAGCGCTTTTTATCCGAAAAATCAGTGGTCTTGAGGCGATAGATGAAGCTGTCGGCCGGGCTACAGAGATGGGTAAACCGATTCTATATGTTCCGGGTCTGGCTTCCATTGATGTCATTTCTACAATCGCTTCCATGAACATCCTCTCTCAGGTTGCCAAAAAAACAGCTGAATACAATACAACCCTTCTTGTACCCAATCGGGACCCTGTAGTCTATACGGTTGCCCGCGAAGTAGTAAAAGAGGCTTATCTGGATGCTGGTAGGCCTGATGCCTTTAATCCCGATAGCGTCTACTTCCTCACCAATGATCAATTCGGGTATACTTCTGCTGTATGTGGGACAATGGTCAGAGATAAACCGGCAACCAATCTTTTCATCGGTTATTTCTGGGCAGAATCATTGGTCCTTGCTGAAACGGGTGCAACAACAGGGGCAATTCAGATTGCGGGCACGGATTCCGTTTTTCAATTACCTTTCTTCATCGTTGCCTGTGACTATACCCTTATCGGTGAGGAACTTTATGCGGCGAGTGCTTACCTCTCCCGTGAACCTCTGCTTTTAGGTTCGCTTAAAGGACAGGATTGGGGTAAAATGATTATCATTGGAGTGCTACTTATCAGTTCTCTCCTTGCCCTCCTGGGCTGGAATAAAGTCGTTTCGTTTTTTAATATTGGTTAGTTTTTCAGATTCTACATGGTCTTGATATTAAAACTTTGAGGAGGCGAAATGAAAAAACAACTCCCCTTATTAATTTGTATGTTAATGGGAGTTTTGATGATCGCGCAATTCTTCATTGGACATCCGATAAGCACTCAGGCTAACGAACATATCAATCGTTGGGTCATTGTTGTTTCTGCTTTCAGCATTATTCTTGGCATTGGCAGTCTTATTGACCATCATGCCGACCGGATAAAACGGAAAAACGAAGGTTGGCCCTTTAGTATCATCACGCTTTTCAGTCTGGCGGCAATGGCTATAATCGGATTATTCGGGGGGATAAAGAGTGGGACAGTGTTTATGACAATCTACTCCAATGTCATACTTCCTCTCGGCGCGAGTATGTTTGCAATTCTCGCTTTCTATATGGCTTCGGCAGCCTATCGGGCCTTTAGAGCCCGGACACTGGAAGCAACCCTGCTTTTGATTGCAGCGTTTGTGGTGATGCTGGGATTTGTTCCCTTTGGCTATTTCATCCACCCCAAACTCTCCGAATTTGCAGAATGGCTTTTAAAGGTCCCGAATATGGCAGCAAAAAGAGGGATCATGTTCGGAGTAGCTCTGGGCGTTGTCTCTACGGCACTGAAAATAATCTTGGGGATAGAACGTTCATGGTTGGGTGGAGGAGGTAAACAATGAACTTCGCCGAATTGATAGCAAAAATTCCGCGACAGATCATCTATATCGTTATTGCGCTGGCGATAATCATCCCTCTTATCACGCCGATCGGCATGGCGATAAATGTCATGCCCCAGACGCAGAAATTGATAAACGCAATTGAAGCACTCTCCCCTGATGCCAAACCGCTTCTCATCTCCTGTGACTTTGATCCACAATCCATGCCGGAATTATATCCAATGCTGGAGGCGTTATTGAACCATTGCTTCAATAGAAATCTAAAGGTTCTGGTGTTGGCACTCTGGCCCCAGGGCGCGGGAATGGCGGAAATGGCATTAAAAAAAGTACCACCGGTCTACAATAAAAAATACGGTGAAGATTATGTATTTCTCGGCTACAAAGCCGGCGCTGCAGCAGTAGTATTGGGACTCGGGGATAATTTTAAAAATGTCTTCCCAGCTGATTACTACAATACCCCTCTCGATTCCTTGCCCCTGACTGCCTCAATAAAAAACTACAATGATATAAGTATGGTGATAAGCTTTTCAGCAGGAGACCCGGGATATAGAACATGGATATTATACGGACAGGCAAAATTTGGATTCAAACTCGGAACTGGAGTCACGGCGGTTTCAGCCGCCGATACCTATCCCTATCTCAATAGCGGTCAGCTGGTAGGAGTATTTGCCGGGATGAAAGGGGCTGCGGAATACGAAACAGCACTGGCAAAAATTGGTTATCGACTCACCAGCCGAAACGCCACCAAGGCCATGGATGCCCAGTCTTTAGGTCATTTCTTTATAATGCTTTTTATCATAATTGGCAATATTGGTTATTTTATGTTGAGGAGGAAAAAATGAACCTTTCACCTGATATTCTGGTCTGGATTTCCTCTTTGCTTACCCTGTTTATCTTCTCTTTCATCTTTAGAGACAATCCCTTCTACCGCTTTGCCGAACACTTATTCGTCGGTACCTCTGCCGGCTATTTCATAGCCCTTTCCTATCACAATGTCGTCTACCCCAATCTCATTGTACCGCTGTTTAAAGAAGGACAAATCTTATATGTCATCCCCTTGGTACTGGGTGTGTTATATATCACACGGTTCATACCTCAGATTTCCTGGTTGGTGCGCATTCCAATTGCGTTTTTGTTAGGCTGGGGCTCAGGGGTAGCAATACCGGCGGCTTTGCAGGCGGACATCATAAAACAAATTCAAGGGACGATGCTGACGCGAGATGTATTCTCCCGCTGGGATAATGGTTTATGGGCAGTGATAATTCTACTCGGAGTTGTTGCTACCCTCATCTTCTTCTTCTTCTCAAGAGAGCGCAAGGGTATCATCAAACCTATTGCGAACTTAGGGATAATATTTATCATGCTCGGCTTTGGCGCTTCCTTTGGCTATACCGTGATGGCACGCATCAGTCTTTTGATTGGAAGATTTCAATTCCTGCTGAGTGAGTGGTTAGGGATAATAAAATAAACCGATACTCTGAGATCGGCAATTAAGAAACCACTATTCAACTACGAGAAATCTTTGTGCTGTACAAACGAAGATTTCCGGGGTAAATATCTCTTCTGCCTTTGCTGAGGGGGCAAGTAAAAACCACCCCGCTGGTGTCTCTTTTTATACAAGAAAACCCTTCCTTGGACCCGAATTATAAATTGAATCTAAAACTATCAGGGGAACAAAAAATCGGAAGAGTAGTATTTGTATACCAGCTCTAAATTAAAAATCAGAATTTGCGTTACCATATTGACTTCCACTGGGAACAGGCCTCTCTATTGTGGTCTCCACCCAAGCAACTATTTTACCTTAGAATCAAAACCTTCTGAACTTTTCTATCCTCGACACCGCTGAGAATTAAAAAGTATATTCCCGACATGAGATTAGATGAATCTAATCGGTAAGAATAAACACCTGGTTCAATTGTGCCTTGAGCAATCGTTTTGACCTTCCTGCCGATAATATCATAAAGATTTAAGCTGATTCGCTGTCTTTCTGGAATCGCACATTGAATTTGGGCATAATCTCTAATAACATTAGGCAAAACCATCAGTTTCAATTCTTTACCTTCCGCCCTCAACTTTTCACCCTCTTCAATACCTGTATACTGGGCATAGTCAAAATAGATGTATATTGGGTCATAGTCGCCACTTATCCAGACATTCCAGAGGGGATCAATATTCCTTACCATATCAATCGCATAAATATAATAGGCCCGATTCCTTAATGTATCAATCCGCTTTGCGAGTTGAGGGAGGCCGGGTCGATTGGTTAATGACCCAGTGTAGTTAATGGGTGTTCCCCAGGTTTGTCCATTATCCGAGGACCAGACCACATAAAAATCCCACCAGTTAAGTGCATCGGGCTCGTTATTCCGCGGCATACAGTATAAAACTGCTGCATAATTGCCGCCGGTCGCAATTGTTGGATAAATACATTCAGTATCTGGTGCACCAAAGGTGGAAGAGACCTCAATACAGGGCTGACCAGATTGATAAGATACATAGACCTTACTATGCCAAGGGTAGAGGCCATTATTATAATCATCACCGTTCCAATTATCAAAAACCAAGAGGGGATTGCCAGCATCAGTGACGGCCATTTGCACAAAACCTATAATGTTGTTCGGATACGGATTTGGCCAGACTATGGTCCAGGCCTGCTCTGGACTCCAATTGATACCATCGACGGTTGTTCTGTAATAAACATTGGCAGACTCATCATAATAGAAGACATAGACAATGCCATTATTTACATCAGCTCCCC harbors:
- a CDS encoding 2Fe-2S iron-sulfur cluster-binding protein, with the translated sequence MINFRLNGLEVQIEKGSTILEACKFYGIEIPTLCYHEGLTPYGGCRLCLVEIGEGDNAKLVSSCTYPVEEGLVVRTNTKRVINARKMMIELLLSICPQSKTIQDLASKFNVRKVRFKVRNDDCILCGLCVRMCKEQMQAGAIGIVERGYKKKIATPFDIRSEVCRLCGGCIYICPACQLRCQGPEPPTDVCNACLSLEPTCIENHDDYQCWMATTGNCGTCEGRPDQIKQKK
- a CDS encoding FMN-binding glutamate synthase family protein, whose amino-acid sequence is MGSLSRINASAATLTKNRTEDSIVPLSGMCVTCVDGCIGMCEIGKSAYRGHEVLYPQPFGIITAASEKNYPIDYSHFNIMGSAVGAYGIEPDPDKAIFPNVNLEQRIGHDKGIKVRLPIVVPGLGSTNVAKNNWDGIAVGAAISGIIMTIGENVAAMDMETEIKNGRVVRAPDLEYRVKAYKQWQRDGYGTIVVQANVEDTRLGVQEYAIEKLGVEAVELKWGQGAKDIGGEVKIKDLKKAQELRKRGYIVLPDPLDPDVIKAFEKRTFTEFERHSRIGMVELESFVKRVEELRKAGAKYVFLKTGAYRPADLARAVKYASIAKIDLLTVDGAGGGTGMSPWHMMNEWGVPPVELHSLTYFYADKLAKKGEYVPAIAFAGGIAFEDQIFKALALGAPYVKLVGMARSIVCAAMVGKTIGKKIEEGEIPVFVERFGNQKEEIFVTAAKLKKELGKDFEKLSTGAIGVYTYLERIAQGLRQLMCGNRKFSLEYITRNDIAALTREAAEVSGIPYVTELDKEEAEKILEGKAT
- a CDS encoding Glu/Leu/Phe/Val dehydrogenase, which codes for MKKFSVAEMARQQLEKAAKVMNLPEHLLKILMCPKRVLKVIFPVQMDDGTIQCFTGFRCQYNDARGPTKGGVRYHPDVTEDEVIALAAWMTWKCALVDLPYGGAKGGVICDPMKLSERELERITRRYTAEIMPILGPHIDIPAPDVFTTSKTMAWIMDTFSMMTGHTEPAVVTGKPEVLGGSKGRREATGRGVFIVTRELFKKLGRPLRNAKVLIQGFGNVGSYAGYFLAQEGAKIIGVSDSSTGVIDENGLDVEELMECVQKYKLLEYYKKGKKVPRDEILYQEADILIPAALENQIRVDNAEKIKTQAIIEGANGPTTPEADDILEKKGIYVVPDILANSGGVIVSHFEWVQALSGLYWEEKEVNERLENKLVKTFNEVWDTAKRMNVSLRVAAYIVALTRIVEVYKYRGIFP
- a CDS encoding FAD-binding protein, which translates into the protein MAELRFIGGYPEYMRKLIEVVNKTRPQRKDYTPKPMTMEEREEVLKLCHPDYAPGGKRQILFGPNAGDLAPNEVVDLLEANPLVDPDEFVITNPDYTVELLIIGGGLAGTSAALLANDHGVKAEDILLVNKLRHGDSNSMMAEGGTQAADRENDSPVIHYLDTIGGGHFANKPEVVEALVTDAPFVMEWLCQLGAMLDRNPDGSFVEKAFGGGSRLRMHACRDYTGLEELRVLRDEFRCRNIPCLEFYPVIELLTDGDRVTGAILYNLETGEYKIVQSKAVILATGGFGRLHIRGFPTTNHYGATADGLVLAYRVGAKLRDTDTVQYHPTGAAYPQQIIGLLLTEKLRGMGAQPVNVDGEAFVYPLEPRDVESASFIRECYIRGKGIVTPTGMRGVWLDTPMIDLKNGPGTIEKAFPGMFRMFKRFDIDMRKDPVLVFPTLHYQNGGVETDPWGRTNIEGLWVAGEVSGGVHGKNRLMGNSTLDCLVFGRRAGISTAEYLKTNPSFGKLSLEHLKRYKKMLADAGIKPTRKAPILFPDYRGKAVLARKIDIF
- a CDS encoding 4Fe-4S dicluster domain-containing protein, whose protein sequence is MAEERKNIMDEIAEANKSVITGIDEKDIQHWITISIMGKKYRVPAGLTIMQAMEFAGYRFIRSCGCRAGFCGACTTVYRVEGDYRLKTALACQTRAENGMYLVQIPFTPAQRANYDIKQLTPSIEALLTVYPEILKCLGCNTCTKACPQEIDVMEYIACGKRGDIARMAEISFDCIQCGLCAIRCPAELAQYNYAQLARRLHGKYQLAIPEHLKKRLEEIKQGKFEAELKRLMSAPVEELRKLYASRDIEKE
- a CDS encoding SLBB domain-containing protein, producing the protein MEMMCWGLVFMFLNTLDSTQTYSIIEHLSKPIVAEDYILMPGDTLLVTVSGTVPYSYKTGITYEGKIMINIPVTQTPTPQGMYVLQHEVVEVVPVIGLSLKLVRDSLEKVFMRYYRNVHIDVTLIGMRVFYVYVAGEVKFPGSILATPVDRISEVIKRAGGTTPLGTRTKIQLKRQNKLIQIVNLENFERYGNTENNPFVQDGDVIYVPKMEKSVIVKGAVFGKMGYELKVSQLTAAMERTSEGLYELNDGEKVSDLISKAGGLTPWADLKNCYVLRGEKKIGINLHEILTHEESEANIYLEDGDVIVVPTLNTVVYVQGQVVNPGAFPFQPNLKASDYIGLAGGPLSDASMSSAYLIRKGKKISLKKDPVILEGDRIVVPRQIFKFWQDYVEIGSVVASLLLNYLTFRALAK
- a CDS encoding DUF6754 domain-containing protein, which translates into the protein MDLSLFLFGSEPTGIVVPQIFNWNRFNVLVALIVYGALLLWFIYHARKGKALFIRKISGLEAIDEAVGRATEMGKPILYVPGLASIDVISTIASMNILSQVAKKTAEYNTTLLVPNRDPVVYTVAREVVKEAYLDAGRPDAFNPDSVYFLTNDQFGYTSAVCGTMVRDKPATNLFIGYFWAESLVLAETGATTGAIQIAGTDSVFQLPFFIVACDYTLIGEELYAASAYLSREPLLLGSLKGQDWGKMIIIGVLLISSLLALLGWNKVVSFFNIG